The Triticum urartu cultivar G1812 chromosome 5, Tu2.1, whole genome shotgun sequence genome contains the following window.
TGTATATTTGTTCACTTATTTTAGTTTGTATGTTATCTGTATTGAAATATCCAAAATATCTTATAatttatgtgtgtgtgtggggaGGGGGGTGGGAGCATATAGCAAAAAGGTCTTGCAGTGACTAAAAACCCATAAAATATTTATCTTTCTTGTATCACTTAGGAGCGTGCGAGATGAAAGATTCGTTTTGCATGAGAGAAATAAGCCAGAATCCTCTTTTCAACTCTGACTCCCCCACTTTAATCGTTTGTAATAAAATCTACCTGAATCGAAGAGCTAGTCCCTAGCTTTCTACAGTAATAACAAAACCAGCGTACCATCGATGTATTTGATTATGGAGAGCCCGTTAGATTGATCTTAACCTCGTTCTCTTTAACCTAACATTCATGATTCATCTCTAGGAGCGCAAGATACACCAATACAAGTACTAATTAAGGTATCATACAGGACATGTATGCATGTATATATTACACAATAGTATAACAAACACTCTccctaaaaaaagaaaaaaaatcaagagTTTAACAAGCACATAACACTAGTAGCACACGTGCATACATATACTCAATCCGTAAGTAGATACAAACAAACTTCTCACTGGCCACTATTGACAATGGGTATATATGGGTATTGGAATTTATTCCATGGACGACACGCAGCAAAGGCGCCAGATTTACCATGCATGGCATCCATCGTCGTATGCGGGACTTGTCTCGTGATGTACCTGCTCACGAGATAACGTAGGGGAGCTCTAGGCTCTATCGCTAGGCGCTGTTGCGTAGCCGCTGGAGCAGCGCGGAGCGGAGGGCCGGGCCGTCATCGCACTTCCAACGTCTCGTCGCCGGCTGGAAAGTGCTGgatggagccgccgccgccgccgagggaGGCTGATCTTGTGTCCCACCTCGCGGCGGCCGCCTGCTTGCTCTCGTCCTCGAGCCGGGCCACGCCGGCGCGCAGCTCGGCGATGTATGCGGCGACGTCGGCGAGCAGGGAGGCCTTGTCCATGCGTGACACGGTGGGCACGGCGGCGCGGAGGTCGCAGAAGCGGCCGTTCAGCTTGTCGCGGCGCTGCCGCTCCGCCTCCACGTGGCTGACGGTGGGGCCCTCGGGGCGGGGCCCCGGCTTCCTCCCCCGCCGCTTCGCGGCTGGACGTGGCGTCGACTCCGTGGACGCAGGGAGGCTCGGCGCCGGCAGCTCGGAGAGATCGGAGTCCGGCGAGAGCAGGGACCCCGCGGGCCACAGGTCCCCCGCGTCCTCGCTCTTGGCCGGCACGACGACGTCTCGGAGAAGCCATTGCTCCGGGACCTCGCAGGAGGCGAACTCGATAAACTGGTGGTGTTGATGCTCGAACTGGCCGGACGGCGGAGAGACCGGGAAGAAGGAGGAGCACGGGGAGAGCAGCTCGTCGTCCATGCCCGGCAGCACGTACGTACGTGTTGCTCCTTGAACTCGCAAGTGGAGATGCGGTGCCTGTAGTTCCACTTGCACTATGGCCATGTATTTATACCGGTGGCACATTTGCGGTTGAGACCTCGCATATCGTTTATCTCACGGAAATGGTCTCTGTCGTTTTCGATTTATCGTTGCCCCGCAAAAAACATGTCCGTGTGGGCCCGGGCTTGAGATGTTGAAGGAACCAATAGATGACAATAAGGTAGGTAGCAGTTGTGTAGTCACTAATCAGTTAGTCACTAAACCTCACCACCTGACACCAAACCTCGTCACATGACGAGAAACCCTAACATCATCGGCCTAAGAAGACGACATGAATCTACGTTGGAGCTTCGTCGACTACGTTCAGACAGACGAACTCGAGGAGGATTGGACCCCGGAGGACAAACTAGAAGAAAAAACATCGCCGTCCGCTTGAGCACCGCACCTGCGAGGACTAAAAAACCTAACCTAAACTACTAACCAGAATGAAGCCACCGGAATTCCCCTCCTTCCACCGGCACCAAAGCGGCAGACAAAGGGGAGGCGAATCCACGCGCTCGCCGTTAAAGTCTTGATGGGAGAGTTTGCCCTAACCGCCTAGGGTTAGGAAGGAAACGGCCCACCGAGAGTTTTTTCTTTCCTGCGGGAAATGACCTTGACCAAGAATTTTAACATAAAACACATCATTTAAGGTTTTAAAACTACAGAAAATCATGCATGTAGAGGATGAATGCAAGTATATATGTGCAAGTTAATTTTGAAACTTAAACATAACCATTTATGAGTAGGAAAAATATCATGCATTTTGAAACTTAAACATAACCATTTTGTATCGACACAAGTTTTTTGTGACTTGCACCGTACTTCGACCAATTTGCTATTTACATGCACATACTTATATCCATGCTCGACATGATTATCGAAAAAACAAAACATTATATTTATCCATTCTCCTTCTTTTTGCGAGGATATATATCCATTCTCCACGTGAATACAGTATCATAACTATCTAAAACGTAAATGATGTGATTTTTGCTAAAAAAATCTGAGTCGAGATCATATACACCATGTTAAAACCCAGCCCTGAACTATACTCGCGTGAAGACTGCACCTGCATTTATATGCTCCCCATTATCCAAGCCAAATCATTGAAAAACCCGAGTAAATGGAAGGGTCAGCCTCGATCATATGACCTGACCTTTCTGCCAAGCCATGCATGCAGCAGCTAGCTTTTGTTTTAGACAAAAAAATGCAGCAACTAGCTAGCCTTACGTACGTGTGACCTATTGACCTTTCTCCCAAGGCATGCATGCAGGGCCTAGTTCGATCTGCCTGCTACTGACACGGGCCATGCAAGCACGTACGGCGACAGGGAAAAGGTGCCGGGCCGCCTGGGCTCCATGCATTACATTTTTTTTGTCATTTCCTATGCGAAATGGGAAATAATTTGCGGATGCTCGCAGTATGTTTGCACCACAAACAGATGGCTCATACTATGGGCCTGTTTTGAAGTCCTCCAGCTCCATGCTTCACAAACTCCATCTGCATAGTGGAGCCGAATGATTCTAGCTCGAGAAGTTTGCTTTGAGAAGCTGTGCAGAATCTTAGCGTAATAAGCATGGAGTTGAGAAGTTGGGAAATAACAGCTTCAGGGAATCCTCCAAAACGTGGAGTTGGCTGAAATTACATGGTTTGCCACCCTGAAGTGAACCAAACGTTCTGTTTAATCTCTTtcctcccttctttcctagtgaAAACTGGCTCGTGGCTCTTTCCTCCTACAGAAACACATCTCTCCTTTCTTCGGCTGCATGTTGGGCCCATGGGACGATTTCCATCCAGCCCAATATGCCGCTACCAGCCCAAAGTGGCGACGGAGAAGCTGTTTTCGCTGCCGAAAGGACGTGAATCGCCGCGTGGAGTGAGAAGATGGATTGGGAAGCTGGATTTTTGGAGTTGGGAGGAGTTCAGAACAGGGCCTATGTAGATGATGATTTGAACAAGCCGAGGTCCCGAATTGCAGCGGCGCCCCCTCGTTCGTCTGCATGGATACCACCGCCGGAGGATCACTCGAAGATACATGTGGATGCAGCAATTCCGCGTGCAGGAGGGTATGGAGCTGTAGGAGCTATGTGTCGCGATTTCTCAGGAATTTTTCAGGGAGCATCTGTGGTTGTCTTCAAAAATATCGATGAACCTTAAGTTCTCTCAGCCATGGCGATTAGAGAAGCACTAGCATTGTCAGATGTTCTATACTTTCAAAGAATTCAAGTGGACTCGGATTGCAAGACGACAATGCAAGCTATCAAGAGAGGGACAACGGCATCCTAAGGAGcaagagagaattccttatttggccTTTTCTTAAATTTTACTTCCCTTTTTGGCCCAAAATTTTCTGTTCTTCCTTTTTTGACACTCAAACTTCATTTTATTCCCTATGTGACACTTTCGTCAGTTTTGGCCACTACCGGTGTTAAGTCTGAACTAAAAAGACTGTTTTACCCCTAGTGTAGTTTGTGATCAGATTATTTACATACAAACAAATAAATGATGTGATATATTTTGTGGTGTTGAATAAACTAGATGATTCCTTGCGCGTTACTGCGGAAATTTTTATCATGGTAGAAATTAAATTCAACAAAATTATATGATTCAAATTTCAACAAATTTATGTGGTTCAAATATTCAGTAGTAGTAATAGACCTAAAAATAGTAAAAACAAGGTTTCTTTGCGAGGAAAGAAAGAAAGTTCAGTATAAGcaacaatttcacatattattcTTATGTATAGCAATTAGGTTTGTAGCTAATCTTGTCTGATATGCATGCATCTCTTAGCTAGATAGCGTCCATTGGATACGTACCTAGGTTAATTAGAGGAAAAAACTAATCATGCTTGCTTGATGCATACGTGCGCATACCAGCGATGACATGCACACACGCGCTGTGCTCTCGCTGGTGAGGCTGCCGGAAGACGTCGAGCTGGAGATCCTGGCGCGCGCGCCCCGCTTTGCCGACCTCTTGCGGTGCGCCGCTGCTGGCCGAAGGGCGGCTGCCACTGCTACTCCCTCTTCGGAAGCGGCACCACGGTGCGGAAGGTTCGCGGGTTCCGAGCATCGTCGACGCGCCGGGATGGCCGTCTGCAACTTGCTCTCCGGCAGTATGTGCTAGCTAGAACGATTGGAATGCGTCCTGTTAGAAGTGCTCGTACATACTAGTACTACTAGCTAGTAAACGTTCAAGCAAAGGATCGATTAGGGATTCAGGAAGCCAGCTCTGTATTACGGTGCGTGCATCGTCCAGAGCTTGGTTCATCGTTATTATCGTCGTCAGTTCATGGTCGCACCTCGTCATCAGAAAGTGTATTGCGTGAGCGCGCCGACGTGCATGTGGGAGATATAGTGAGTGTGGTTGACTTCGTCGAACATCATCTAGGAGCAGCATCGACGCGCACGAGCACATGGCAAGCTCCAGCGACACAGGAGCGGTGCTACTGCTAGCGACATTACTGGTAGCACTCTCGATGTCCCCCATCCTCTCTTTTATCTTGGTTGAGGCCCCTTCTCTTCTCTTTGTGATGACATACCATCAGCAGGGGTAAAATTGTAATTGCACGTGCCAGTTAACACCGTTGGATGGAAAAATGGATGGAAATGTCAAATAGGGCATAAAATGAAGTTTGAGTGTCAAAAAGGGAAGAGAAATATTTTTTGGGCCAAAAAGGGAAACAAATTTTAAGAAAGggtcaaataaggaattctctcaaGGAGCAATTGTCCATGAAATCAAGGATCAGGCTACGTCTTTTAATTCTTGTATCTTTAGGCATGAATTTACAACCTCAAATACCGAGGCTCACAAACTAGCAGAACATGGACGCTCAGGGTTCACGGCCATGTTTGGTTAGGTCACACCAGAGACCTTTTATTCGTCCCTATAAATTGTGTGGCGGTTGAATAAAGCTTTGCGAGTTTGCCTAAAAAAGGTTGATCTTGGCTAAAAACTAATTGGGACAGTCGATTTGGCTGGACCGTTAAttttaatccaacggccgtccaACCTTCTTCTTTCTTTAGCCCCCTCTTCGTTCGACCCCTTGATTGGTGCCGACTGAACCGCCAGCTAACGCCACCAATGGTTTGCGGCACTCCTGGACATGCCTTACTGTTACACCATGTTCTTGTTGTTGACTCTGCCACGTTGCCGCCACCTCGGCATTCCTTCTAACCCTCCCCCCACCATCACCATCCTTCTTCTCCGGTACCCATAGCTCACCCCGCTCCCCGAAAGTCAAGCCCCCCACTCGCTCTCATCGGGAACGTCGTGGTTGCGACATCCCTGTCTCCACCTCATTGAAGCCTCGAGTTCACCCGAGACAGGGATGCGGCTGACCCCGTCGGCCTTGGAGCTCCGCGCTGCCTCACCCTCATCAAGGAAATATCGCTAACGCGCTTGCCATTTTTAAGCAAGTTACTAATAGCAAACATGCATTGATGCATACATATACAGTTGCAAGTGCAACGCGGCTGGGGCACCCAGAGGGGAGGAGAAGTAGAAAGGGAAGAGGACTATGGCATTGCGGGACCAATCAAGCTGTGGTCCGTGCACGTCACCTAAGTGATTTTTTGTATGTGTAACCCCTCTGTTTCATAATATAAGACATTTTAGTTGTTTTAAAATATTGACTATATACATACTAAAATGAGTGAGCATGcatactaaaacatgtctagaaACATATGAATCAAGAAAAATGTAAAAGGTCTTATATTAGGGAACCGAGGGAGTATATAAGTTGATGCACTGGTCGGCCCTCAAAAGAAGAACCGAATGCACTGAGCAGTCCAATATATAACTTCATGCTGATACACGCGGGTATGAAAAAAAATCAAGATTACATGGACAATGTTATAACTTTATGATTGACTTATATATAAGAACTCTTGGTCAACTTAGATGTTGACAGATAATAAATTATTTAGTTCAAAAGCTCAGTTTTTTCATTTTCTCGGTTTTTCATTATCCTAACTGATAGcaatgcgaggaaggagaaacTAATTTCTTTTCCTTAAGAAAATGCATATCTATGTCAATGTTTTTTTAGAAACATAGTACAGACATAGATACAAGCATCCACACACTTCGCAGTTCGGAGAGACTGAGCTGGTGGATCCTCAAATTGAGGAAGTCACCACAGATGGCTCATAGTTAAGGAAAATACGATCATTGATGTCGAGCCTTGGACTATTTTTTTAGAGAAAAGACATGCATCCGACTGTATATATAAAGCCACGAGGCAGAATTCAGACAAGCACCAAATAAGACAAGAGTTCAGGCGTCCCATCTTGGGAGGCGAAGAAAAACGTCAACAGTTTACACAAATATGAGGTGCGCAGGCCAGCTACCCACTACCAACGACCAAAATGTAAACTAGCAACAACCGAAGCAAGCTTGAATCTCATAGAGGAAAGGGATGAGGCCATGGTCCGCACTTTAGAGATCAGCATGCAGCTGCATTGCATCTCGGCCAGACTCCTTAGTCAATAATGTTCACTGCTGACGAAATGAAGACAATTTGTACAAACAGTCGGCATGTTAGTACGAAAGATATGATCAAGAGTAATTTTGCTCCTATAGCAGTACAAAGAGTTCCCAGCAAAGGGAAAATATCTGGTGCTTCGGGcacttagatgctacggtgatacagACTTTCGGGAACCGtcggatctcagatccaagggctgccaggaGCTCACAAACTTTTTACAAAAAAGCTCCTCTAGAGTCTGCAAATTACAAATCGATCTAGCAGATTCAGCAGCTCCTTACCTGCCGTTCGATCTGAGATCCAACGGCCCAGGAGCCCGTATCACGGGAGCATGTGGGCCTCGGTAGCATGTGATACTCTCCCGCACCCAGCAAAACCAAACAGAAATAAGCAAGCACCTATTCAGGCCCGTCCGCTGATTCGCCGCGGCTTGAAGCTCAACGTTAACGAACGACGAAGGCGCGCAGTTAACACCCAGCCACCACATGATGCGACTCCAAAATATAGCTTAGCCAAATCACATGGTGAACACGTTCCACCCAAGAAACACATTCATATGCTCGGTTCGCTCGAAGTTAATGTTCTCTTTATTCCTAATTTAATGGCTgcacagtgcaaaaagtttcccGGAATATTGCATCATCAAACCATCCGTGTCACCCACCGGCTCTGAAATGCGGCCACACAGGTTAAATCGATCGAGTGCGACGTGTCGCTGAGAAAGGGACTAGGCATGGTTTGTCTTTGGCTAGTAGCAAACGATAGAGGGAGGACAAGGACAGGATGATAGTGTACTGCGTGGTTCTTGAGGAACAAGCCTTTTCGCTTTACCTTTGCCCTTTGCTGGAAGGAAAAAGTTCAAAATAAACCTTAAAGCTGTAGAGGAAAGCTAAATCAAATCCTCAACTTGTAATTCTGGAAATCAGCACACCAAACTCTATGATCCCGGTCTATTTTAACCCTTGAAGGTGTTTAGCTGCTATACCCGCTAATGTGGCAAGGATACTTGACTGgcttttttttttgagaaaaagaTACTTGACTGACAGCCCATCAACGCAGTTGCTTGGGCGCTCGCTCTGTtctgtttttccttttttgttttctaTGAACCCACTTGTGTATCTTGTTTAAAAAAAACTTGTCTTGTATCAGGAGCAATAAAAAATACTAGCAGTACGTAATTTATCTGAAGGATGCACCAAGCCAACGCAGCTGAAGGATGCAATTTATCTGACATAGCACATTCCTTATAAGAACAGAGAGTATTGTTCATATATGATTTGTTTTTTTGAAAAATAACGAAACATTTCTTGGAAAAAATGTGAACAGTTTGAAATACAGAGTATTTTTTAAAAGCAAATAATTTAAGAAATTCCAAAAACATTTTTTGAACAATGTGACACAACAACATTTTGCAAACTACACATTTTACATTAACTTAATGATAATAACatttttttacattgtataaAGTTTTTAAATTTTATTCAGGTTTCATAATTTGTACCTGTTtttattttaaaatatttatgtCCGAAATAGTGTTTGCTTTTTAAAAATTTATTGTGTTTTAATACAATCAATTTTTTGAAAAGCTATTCAGAATTTTTAGACAATGTTTGCAGTACAGAAAATTGTTCAGGTCAGCATGTCTTCAATATTTTCTGCTACAGTACCtcctagttttaaaaaaaatgtttGCTATGGTTCCTCCTaggttttttttcttctttcagaaaatgttcatgttttgaAATGTTCAAAATTTGAAAAACAGTTCAAGATTGAAAAAACCTTATTGTTTAAAGTTTTTGCTCATGACATTGCAAAATATTTGCGCTCTATTTTTTTAACTTCTGAACAATTTTCGAAAAAACTAATTTTTTTAATTTGTGACAGAAAATcgaaaacatgaacatttttaaattaCTGTACATTTTCTGAAATGCACAATTTTTTTATGATTGAAAGGATGAACATTTTAAAAAAAATACACAATTTtaaaacacaaacattttttcATTTTTCAAAAACGCAAGTAATGAGCCAGCCCAAATACTCGTCAGTGAGAGTAGTACCTTATCCGGCCGGGATTGTTATATTCCCGGTGCCCCAAATTGGTCTTAGGGTCCAAAATAGACCGGGATTGAGAAGTTCAGAGTGCTAATTTTCGGGATTTAAAGTTCAGGGTTTAATTTATCTTTCATCTACCAATTCAAGGTTCGTTTTGGACTTTTTCCTTTCTGGAAGTACTTGTGCCAATTGCCATGCCGTAACGAGCAAGGTGTTTGAGCGAAGCTAGCTAGCCTCCGACGTGCCGGCCCGCGCTTCCCTCATCAGGCGATCAGAGTCAAGTCGTACCATTTGGGTACTTGAGATAAGCAAAACGTGTCACGACCGGAGAAAGATGGATGACGCGCGGCACGCCAAATCTACACGTACGTACGTACGATCGATTAGATGGCAGGTGGATGGATAGATACGGAGAGGTTACGCGGATAGGCCATGGGCTTCAGTTTCCTGCAGGTTAGCTCAGCTGAGTTAACCGTGCATGCAGCAATCATCCCGGCGGTGAGATCGATGCAAGCCTCACACGATTTCCCGGCATAGCTACTTGTTTTGATTAGTCGTGCGCGGTTACGATCGGCGATGGCCGCCGTGCGAGCTTCAGCTGGCTTCCCGACGGCGCCCCGTTCCTGTTCGAAACTGCTCCAAGACTTCCTGTTTGCCCCGGAGCTATTTGAGGTTGCTCGCAAGACGCGCTCAGTGCATCAAGCATTGACCGGCGACAAATGGGTCCAGGACCTAGCGTGGCAGGGTATCCAGTGGGTTACTGTCGTCGTTCGTTCGTCTATGGGTAAATATCCGATCCATGCAGCTCCTATCAGCAGGCATCGCGGACGGCTTCCGTTGGAGGCTCACGGAGAACGGCCTCTACTCATCCGCCTCGGCGTATCGGTTGTTCTTCATTGGCTCGACAGTCTTCCCACTTCAGAAGGAAATCCGCGTGGCGTGGGCGCCGGCGAAGTGCAGCATGTTCGCCTGGCTGCTCACTCAAAGGCGGATCCTCACGGCGGATCAGCTGCTGGCTCGACAATGGCCAAACTCATATTTTTTGCCCCCTATGCTCTCGCAGCTTGAAGACGGCAATGCACTTGGCCATGGAGTGCCCGTGGGCGCGGCAACTATGGTCACTTGTGACCGACATGTTTGGCGTCCCAGAGCTCCAGCCAGAGGAGTGGGATAATTCTTCCTTCCTCATGACCTGGTTCAGCGAGCTGAGTCGTGGCCCGGCCTCGACAAAGTTGGCACGATCGGTGGCCGTGCTGACCTTGTGGTCGATCTGCAAGGAACGTAATGCTTGAATCTTCGATGACAGCGTTGAGCGTTCGACAAGGCAGGAGTTGCACCTCCTAGCGGAGGCACGCGATTGGCCGCTGGCCGGTGGCCGGCACTTATTGTCGCGAGCGTAGGTTTTCGTAGCTGGCCCTCTAGCCGCTTTGTTTTTGTTTTCGCGTTTGCTTTGGCCCTGCTTGCTAGTTGTTGCGCTAGCTCGCACCCTGTAACTGGCATTCTTTGCCCTACTTCTAATCAATTGAAATGCGCACCTCTCCTGCgtttatttcaaaaaaaaaaaaaaatccaAGGGAAACACGGCTTAAGCCTTCACGTAGCAAGAGGAATGCCAGTGCAGTAACTCCTTCGATGCAGACTTCGGGATCAAATGTGCCGATGCATATGGCCACTGCAGTTCAGTCCATCGTGGTTGATCAGTTCGCGGGGGCCTCTACACCACCATCGGCCCCTCCTATTGGTCCCATGTGTGCGGCTGCTTTGCAGTCCTCGCCATCGGCAGCGTTGTCTACGTTGTATGCCTCCTCGGCTCTTGGGTGCATGGAATCCGTTGCCCATGTTGAGCACTAGGACAAGCCAGGAGGCCGTTGTGCAATGCATGCATAACGTGGACAACTCCATGCTCCATGCATGCATCCCATGTTGAGGCGGCTGTGCAACCTAAGATGGACGCGAGGGCGAGCCTGGTGGCGGATGTACTCGCGGACGCGTCACCTGGCTCTCGTGCTAGTCCACTTCCGGGTGTGCTGCGCTCAGCGTCGCTGCCGCCGAGCCCTTCGCTGGTGGCACCACATGCGTCGCATATGTTACGCTCAgcgtcgccgccgccgagcgCTTCGCCGTTGGCGTCATGTACACAGCATGCTGCTTCAACTTCGTCTACTACAGTGGTGGTCGCTGCACCGTCGCCCACGTGTGATTCGCCGTCCCGGCGATCTCCTTCAACTCCAGCACTGACCGTCCCTTCGGAGACACCTTTCGCTCAGATGTCTGAAGGCATGGCCACTCCCCTTCGACGTAGCAACCGCCATCCCATCTCTGGCGATGGTTCTTCTACGACCGACGAGCACTCGATGGCTAAGGCTATGCGTTGACAAGCTGCGCGCAAATTGGACCCCACACCAGGTACTTCGGTTAATAAATCTTTTCTTTCGTTTTCGAATACTTGCATCTCTTCTAGCTTAATGATGAATATTGGAGTCGCTATGGGAAACAATTTAGATGATGTGCGAGTTTCGGTGGTGGCGTTAAAACACATGGAGATCGACCGTTTAAATGTTTCTCCTAAGTGTTTGAGCACTCCACCTAACCCCGAC
Protein-coding sequences here:
- the LOC125556411 gene encoding transcription factor MYC4-like, with the protein product MDDELLSPCSSFFPVSPPSGQFEHQHHQFIEFASCEVPEQWLLRDVVVPAKSEDAGDLWPAGSLLSPDSDLSELPAPSLPASTESTPRPAAKRRGRKPGPRPEGPTVSHVEAERQRRDKLNGRFCDLRAAVPTVSRMDKASLLADVAAYIAELRAGVARLEDESKQAAAARWDTRSASLGGGGGSIQHFPAGDETLEVR